From one Streptomyces sp. SCSIO 30461 genomic stretch:
- a CDS encoding DUF6415 family natural product biosynthesis protein, with amino-acid sequence MTTPALTNRSSDDVPRWTHPVGPAQPANRAAVEEALAKIRAWSPYDGDAWLDDVADALDSVPPAEEEIEELGQRLRGHLMQLVSIALNGEAERRDERAFSRIHRACGVREEEMPGDYGPALALLRRMGWAVNELLDLLVEIGAVKKPDSLTEPPPAPDASRRPTP; translated from the coding sequence ATGACCACGCCCGCCCTCACCAACCGTTCCAGCGACGACGTGCCCCGGTGGACCCACCCCGTAGGTCCAGCCCAGCCGGCCAACCGGGCGGCTGTGGAAGAGGCCCTGGCGAAGATACGTGCCTGGAGCCCGTACGACGGGGACGCCTGGCTGGACGACGTGGCGGACGCCCTCGACTCCGTCCCCCCAGCCGAGGAAGAGATCGAGGAACTGGGGCAGCGGCTCCGTGGCCACCTCATGCAGCTCGTGAGCATCGCCCTCAACGGCGAGGCCGAGCGGCGGGACGAACGCGCCTTCTCGCGCATCCACAGGGCCTGCGGGGTGCGCGAGGAAGAGATGCCGGGCGACTACGGGCCGGCTCTCGCACTCCTGCGGCGTATGGGCTGGGCTGTGAATGAGCTGCTGGATCTGTTGGTCGAGATCGGCGCCGTGAAGAAGCCGGACTCCCTGACCGAGCCGCCACCCGCACCAGACGCCAGCCGACGTCCCACCCCCTGA
- a CDS encoding ATP-binding protein, with protein MIAEIRPHDAPLPPEDQQLCSAAMTMPGAPIVRSFTTQLPGDPRALPLSRTWTRRMVTILGWHGDILRAVEAVSRLVDNGVKHGIPEDVPLSDRMLTLSAAIDEAGALLIDVSDLNPVFRDFEAAVRGEKGRGLWQVAFLGAQVTRFVPHEGTGKTVRAVLAPGPVDL; from the coding sequence ATGATCGCCGAGATTCGACCGCACGACGCACCGCTTCCCCCCGAGGACCAACAACTGTGCTCGGCAGCGATGACGATGCCGGGCGCGCCCATCGTCCGCAGTTTCACCACCCAGCTCCCCGGCGACCCGCGGGCGCTGCCCTTGAGTCGAACGTGGACTCGACGGATGGTCACCATCCTCGGCTGGCACGGAGACATCCTCCGAGCCGTCGAGGCAGTCAGCCGGCTCGTGGACAACGGTGTGAAGCACGGCATACCTGAAGACGTCCCCCTCTCCGATCGAATGCTCACCTTGTCCGCTGCGATTGACGAAGCCGGGGCGTTGCTCATTGACGTGTCCGACCTGAACCCGGTCTTCCGCGACTTCGAGGCCGCCGTACGCGGCGAGAAGGGGCGGGGCCTATGGCAAGTCGCCTTCCTCGGCGCCCAGGTCACCCGGTTCGTGCCGCACGAAGGTACAGGCAAGACCGTGCGTGCCGTACTCGCCCCGGGACCGGTGGACCTGTGA
- a CDS encoding N-acetyltransferase, which translates to MTNAGSLTLLRTSDVEKYRQVFLNVHVEVRTQFGLMESPFNAVERFDERLTSYASREGWEAIIAFNGEEPTGYIFGGPLAAGSRWWSSMRQPQPDDFTRETGSRTFAVQEVLVRNGYRGTAGAGASRTLHEHLLAERNEERATLLVDPSRSDGRLKAVYESWGYRDIGEQQPFADSPVFATMLRDPLRQ; encoded by the coding sequence ATGACTAACGCTGGCTCCCTGACACTGCTCCGCACGAGCGACGTGGAGAAGTACCGACAGGTCTTCCTCAACGTTCACGTCGAAGTCCGAACGCAGTTCGGCTTGATGGAGAGCCCGTTCAACGCCGTGGAACGGTTCGACGAACGACTGACCAGCTATGCCTCGCGGGAGGGATGGGAAGCCATCATCGCCTTCAACGGTGAGGAGCCGACCGGCTACATCTTCGGGGGGCCACTCGCCGCCGGATCACGATGGTGGTCGAGCATGCGGCAGCCGCAACCGGACGACTTCACCCGGGAAACCGGCAGCCGCACGTTCGCTGTACAGGAAGTTCTCGTCCGTAATGGGTATCGCGGCACTGCGGGAGCAGGAGCCTCCCGTACACTGCACGAGCACCTCCTCGCCGAGCGCAACGAGGAGCGCGCCACGCTCCTGGTCGACCCCAGCCGCTCCGATGGACGGCTGAAAGCGGTGTACGAGTCCTGGGGGTATCGGGACATCGGCGAGCAACAACCCTTCGCCGACTCGCCCGTTTTCGCCACGATGCTGCGTGATCCACTTCGCCAGTAG
- a CDS encoding ATP-binding protein, with protein MTTTAVQTPGTIPQRGRDVMAERIEVDPRRGGKQPSRADACRVGSMRRITAARLRFCGLEEMIDDVTVIISELLTNAVIHSGTSQIGISIVVRDDGFLRLAIADGMPDFPEPKPVEEGAESGRGLHVVDCLVRENGGSWGVTEDRTIVWCLLCLGEGR; from the coding sequence ATGACGACGACCGCCGTACAGACGCCTGGCACGATCCCCCAACGCGGCCGGGACGTGATGGCCGAACGCATCGAGGTCGATCCCCGCCGCGGCGGCAAGCAGCCCAGCCGCGCCGACGCGTGCCGGGTTGGAAGCATGCGCCGGATCACCGCCGCGCGACTCCGATTCTGCGGCCTCGAAGAGATGATCGATGACGTCACGGTCATCATCTCCGAACTACTCACCAACGCCGTAATCCACAGCGGCACGAGCCAGATCGGCATCAGCATCGTGGTTCGCGACGACGGGTTTCTGCGCCTCGCCATCGCCGACGGCATGCCCGACTTCCCGGAACCGAAGCCGGTCGAGGAGGGAGCCGAATCCGGGCGCGGCCTCCACGTCGTTGACTGCCTGGTGCGGGAGAACGGTGGCTCGTGGGGAGTCACTGAAGACCGTACGATTGTGTGGTGCCTTCTCTGCCTGGGGGAAGGACGATGA
- a CDS encoding Tat pathway signal protein, translated as MLAAWLHEHQVKVGELTSLVNTEISKLTGRYGTVHDRHIRKLLSGEHRSPNALLRTALEKVTGLPSAELGFTPRGSMKANNPSPAPEDDPLYRRALLAAATAAGVSLATPPLGGQRPRRLSSNDVEALKAELVAWTTAESTYGGTPELEKRAEGITDKVIRLQQENSASARIRSDMYTVAAAFSNSAMWAAIDGQRFEPAEYHLDRTIRLAGLSGDPATEFRVWGHASILFRHLNRPTDALAAAERAQASAITRRDPLFSSLAMSRLAVNHAALGDDRSTMRYLELSQKALDRADLNKLRPSWVGFYDQAELDHLAMVACVRLGQWPDAERHAHRSLAYMRPDLKRNSALVHAHRHCATWPEGPGTGDRHRPEHPRGHAEARTRPWSPGRLHQAGHHPGPP; from the coding sequence TTGCTCGCAGCGTGGTTGCACGAACATCAGGTGAAGGTGGGAGAGCTAACTTCCCTGGTCAACACGGAGATCAGCAAGCTGACGGGCCGGTACGGCACAGTCCACGACAGGCACATCCGCAAGCTGCTCAGTGGCGAACACAGGTCGCCCAACGCCTTGCTGAGAACGGCGCTGGAGAAGGTCACGGGCCTTCCAAGTGCAGAGTTAGGCTTCACTCCTCGGGGGAGCATGAAGGCAAACAACCCCTCTCCAGCACCCGAGGATGACCCGTTGTATCGCCGCGCCTTGCTTGCCGCAGCCACCGCCGCTGGTGTCTCACTTGCCACGCCGCCCCTTGGAGGGCAACGGCCTCGCCGCCTCAGCTCCAACGACGTCGAGGCGTTGAAGGCTGAACTCGTCGCCTGGACCACCGCTGAAAGCACATACGGTGGCACCCCGGAACTGGAGAAGCGTGCTGAAGGCATCACCGACAAGGTGATCCGTCTCCAGCAAGAAAACAGCGCGTCCGCGCGGATCCGCTCCGATATGTACACGGTCGCTGCTGCTTTCTCCAACAGTGCCATGTGGGCCGCCATCGACGGCCAGCGCTTTGAACCAGCCGAGTACCACCTGGACAGAACCATCCGCCTCGCTGGTCTGTCCGGCGACCCTGCCACCGAGTTTCGCGTGTGGGGCCACGCCAGCATTCTCTTCCGGCATCTCAACCGCCCTACCGACGCTTTGGCCGCGGCCGAGAGGGCTCAGGCGTCCGCCATCACACGGCGCGACCCGTTGTTCTCCTCGCTGGCGATGTCTCGCCTGGCGGTCAATCACGCCGCGCTCGGCGACGACAGAAGCACCATGCGCTATTTGGAGCTGTCCCAGAAGGCCCTGGATCGTGCCGACCTGAACAAGCTCCGCCCGTCCTGGGTCGGCTTCTACGATCAAGCCGAGCTCGACCACCTGGCGATGGTCGCCTGCGTACGCCTGGGTCAGTGGCCTGACGCCGAACGGCACGCGCACCGCAGCCTCGCGTATATGCGTCCGGACCTCAAACGCAACAGCGCACTCGTGCACGCGCATCGCCATTGCGCAACTTGGCCAGAGGGACCTGGAACAGGCGATCGGCACCGCCCAGAGCATCCCCGAGGGCATGCTGAGGCACGCACGCGTCCGTGGTCTCCTGGACGGCTTCACCAAGCAGGTCATCACCCTGGCCCCCCATAA
- a CDS encoding homing endonuclease associated repeat-containing protein, with the protein MHVPAPMKSGPVVYTDRELLGMLIHLAQGEGTLGRRTFEQRRRGAGPSAALYERRFGSWNRALESAGLDAVAQPGHLRDATTKWTQEQLIAAIRWCLLVTGSTTLAAYEAWRTDPANPKTDVPPATTIRFRMGSWSRATELACS; encoded by the coding sequence GTGCACGTCCCCGCACCTATGAAGTCAGGTCCGGTCGTCTACACCGACCGGGAGCTCCTGGGCATGCTCATCCACCTGGCGCAGGGGGAGGGCACTCTCGGACGTCGCACGTTCGAACAGCGCCGCAGGGGCGCGGGCCCGTCGGCTGCGCTCTACGAGCGCCGCTTCGGCAGCTGGAACCGTGCGCTGGAGAGCGCGGGCCTCGACGCGGTTGCACAGCCCGGGCACCTGCGGGATGCGACGACGAAGTGGACCCAGGAGCAGCTCATCGCCGCGATCCGCTGGTGTCTGCTGGTAACGGGGTCCACGACGCTGGCGGCCTACGAGGCTTGGCGCACGGATCCGGCGAATCCGAAGACCGATGTTCCGCCGGCCACCACCATCCGCTTCCGGATGGGCAGTTGGTCACGGGCCACCGAACTGGCGTGCAGCTGA